One window of Hypanus sabinus isolate sHypSab1 chromosome 10, sHypSab1.hap1, whole genome shotgun sequence genomic DNA carries:
- the LOC132401355 gene encoding myelin and lymphocyte protein-like, whose product MSSSDRSSPIPSGCKVFLSFPDALMVAEIVFGSLVWILVASTDLLSIFQEYQGWLMFVSVTCHIVTTLLLIIYMCGAQNHSSVWITLDAFYHFAATALYLSIAVMQARDTKIYFIGFSHPSTLEKYQLNIAASVFAFIATLLYAVHAIGSMVRWKRSS is encoded by the exons ATGTCATCTTCAGATCGATCTAGCCCCATCCCATCTGGGTGCAAGGTGTTTTTATCATTCCCAGATGCCCTGATGGTTGCTGAAATC GTTTTTGGTAGTCTGGTTTGGATCCTTGTGGCTTCTACCGATCTTCTATCCATATTTCAGGAGTACCAAGGCTGGTTAATGTTTGTATCGGTCACCTGTCACATTGTGACCACATTGTTGCTGATAATTTACATGTGTGGAGCTCAGAACCATTCGTCAGTGTGGATTACGTTG GATGCTTTCTACCACTTTGCTGCAACTGCGCTTTACTTAAGTATTGCTGTCATGCAGGCTAGAGACACAAAAAtatatttcattggtttttcCCATCCTAGCACACTTGAGAAATATCAGCTCAACATTGCCGCCTCA GTGTTTGCATTCATAGCCACCTTACTTTACGCAGTGCACGCGATCGGCTCGATGGTGAGATGGAAGCGATCGTCCTGA